DNA from Electrophorus electricus isolate fEleEle1 chromosome 5, fEleEle1.pri, whole genome shotgun sequence:
TGGCCTTGCGCACTGCGTCGTCCGACACCCACAGCCACTGGGCACTGAAGGGGACTCgcgagggggaggggccacggCGGTACGTGACGAAGTGGCCCGAGTGCGTGTCGCCGTGGTGCACAAGCACGGCTGTCAACCGGAACAGGAACTCCGGAGACCTGTCGGGAACAGGAGCGCACTCAGTTTCCCTCCAAAAACACCAGCACCAAACACTATCCTACTGCTGCAGTCTCATCAATGCAACACTGTTAGCTAGAATGCTACATTAGCTTTTTATAGTTCGTTCCATTTACCGGCAGTTGTAGGCAAGGTGAAGCTCAGGGCACAGTCCTGGGGAGCGGACGAAGGTGGAGGAGAAAGCCCCGTTTGCAAGGGGCatattgttgttgtggtggtggtggtggtgctccGGATCTACAAATCAAAAGAGAGCAGCCTGAATGTTGAGATTTGTTAAGAAAATGACGTACCGTTACACGAACGGATGGAGCTTGGCCCTGTGATCTCTTATAGAAAGAAGGAGACAGCTACAAAATCAAACACGCTGACCCGGATGTCTTACCAATGCCATTAGACATGGCCTGACCATGCATTTCCCCTGCTGTGTCGGTGCAGCTGGGTTTATTGGACCTGCCGGTCTTCTGTAGGCCCTGGGCCACGCTGTAGTGCTTGTAGCAGTCCATGCTCAGGTACTCAGAGAACTGAACATGTTCCTGCCTTTTTATAGGGGCCCCCTCTGGGGACCAGGTCAGCCTCTGCAGGTGGATGCACAAACACTGGGGAAGCTGGAGtagagtgcgcacacacacacacacacacacacacacacacacgacccagGGGCATTTAACAGAAGTTCTCAAAGGAACCATGTCCCAGATCATCATGAACTCCTCTTTAAAACGGTAAACAGATCTGGGTTACTCGCTACAGCAAAGGTACCAATTTGGTGCCTGCAGCAACTGCACTGAAGCCAAGCATTTAACATGATCTCCCAACTGCATCTCTGGCAACCCAGTTGGCACGGTGTAGAACGGTTGTGTGCTGCGTGCGGGCAGAGTCAGATGCCACACCCACCTTCCCGAGCTTCAGCTGTTTAATGAAAGTTGTCCTCTGGCTCTCGAGAAGCTGACCTTTCACCAGGTCCCCAGTCTGTTTCTGtgatgcccacacacacacacacacacacacacacacacagagcagaaataaCCTTGTTTGTCATAGCCAACAAGAAAAGCTTCTGcttaaatatgttttcaggTTCTTCACAGTGAGCCAATTACATTGTGGTTAGTAACATAACCGAAGCTGCTCATCATCAAAGGACTGAACTAGATGCTGCGCACCCAAGCtctcgcgtgcacacacacacacacacatacacacacacacacacagctgtaccTTGGTACAGTTCTCACACTCCACCTCTTTGATGGTCTCAGAGGAGATGAAGTGCTGAAGGCAGTGATCCAGGGTGACTGGCCGACCCTGCCGGACAAACAGTTGCTGTCATGGGAGACATGCAACTCCTCTGTGGTACACTACGTACACTGTAATGCTtatctgcatgcacacatgacCTCTATGCACACAGACTTTACAGGGATGTAATGAGCATCAAACTGAAAACTGtgactcctcccccacccccccacaaaaTTATCGAGTACTGCAGGCCCCATTGTTTTGCTTACCCACTGAACAGCTGGAATGGACAATGAGAGGCTGTCAAACGAGTCATATCGCACTGGACTCTACGAAGAAGAACAGGTCccacactcagcacacagctGCATAAAAACCGCAAAACCAGCTGACCAGCGAGGCTTCTATGCCCCCCTTAAAAAGACACGCGGGTTGCGATTCTCAGTCCCCGCGCTTGGGTGTGCGCGCAGAAACATTCACCACTTCTCGATCTGTTACCTGCCGCTCGCAGCGCTTGCATGCCATGTAGCTGGTGAGGCGTCCGTGGAAGGAGTGCTGTGTCCTCCACGGGCAGGGCACGGGGTGCAGCGGCCCTGGGAGACGCCACCGGACAGGTAAAAGGCACAGATTAGCATGCTAACGGCTTCTCACCGTCACTGTGGCACGCTAGATGTTAGCATCTTTACGGTGCAGCTCTCGCGGTGTGGAGGAGTGCGGCTCTCACCTCGACTCCTGCAGCTGATGGTTTTGTCATTGCTTTCCGCAGACTTCTGCAATTGAAAGCAGAAACAAGCAGAACCCATTAATACTGCACCATTCAACATTAGTGTTGCTAAAGTAGGCAAAGTACCATAATGTTACAGGAAGCTTGTTCATAAAAAGTCATACTGAGAGATGCATAAAGCCAGGACTTGATGGGACCACACTGcagggagactgtgtgtgagtgtgtacgtgtgatgtgtgttttacCTCCAGCGTCTCCATGTCGAACAGGTGAATGACTTTGGGCTGCCGGTCGCGCTCCTCCTCCAGGGAAGAAGTGAGGACGTGAAACAGTTCGTGAGCATCCTAACGGGTTGAATCACGTATAAAACAAATAGATaaaatcactcactcactcaaatgCAGACACTGTTACTCATCCCATATATGGTCCCACTACATAAACCACAATcagagaaaaaattaaaaatgtaaaaaacaatatacattttaaattgatGTTGTATAGGAGTCTGAAGCAATTTtgatgcatgcatacacacatacacatcatcatcatcgcgCAAGCAaaatgatgaaggacctctgtctgaaacgtcccGTTTCTcttgaaaccttgtgtacttgtGCACCAAGTAGCGGGTTGCAAAAAAACCTTCATCGAGAGCAAgctacaaaatgtaaaataaagtcCAATCATTGCACATCTGTGACAGAGTTGCACCTGGGGAGGAGGAAAAGACTCACCTGCTCCTCAAAGGAGCTAATGTGCCATCTGTGGAGACGAAGCGCTTCTAACAGGCACCCTGCGTCCAGGACATCGTCCTCCAGGGGCTCGTGGTCGGACAGCGCTGACGGTGTGCGGGCGAGACAAGAAATATGGATTTGAGCAACGagggagagcaagggagagctGAACGAGACGAGGCGTGACATGCTGTACCCTTAAGCAGCTGTAGGAGAGTTTTAGATAAGTGACTGTCCCTCTCTGGCTCAGATGTGCTGACGGTGCGCTGGTTCACAAAATCTTCCAGCCACTTTACGAAGGACGGACAAGCCGCCAGTCCCTGCAGCAGCGAGTTCATGAAGCACGTGTTTCCCAGGTTCAGGAGACCAGGAACCATGCCTAAAAAAGGACACCACAAAACCGTGATTTGTTTCCCGCCGTGCAAAACCCCAAGTGGGAACCCAAGTCGGGCTCGTGtacctctcttcctcttcttgtcTGTGATGGGACCCCAGAGCACGTAGACTCCCGCTGCCATGGCAGCAGCTATGCCTCCTATCACGCCCCAGTTCTTCAACATCTTATTCCTGTAACACAACAAACGACTAAGGTGATCTCCCAGTCATTCCTTTTGGAAATTAACATTTGCTCAGCTGTGTTGCCTGTTCTGCTGTTAACCTAAACACCAGCGATGCACATAAATGAA
Protein-coding regions in this window:
- the usp30 gene encoding ubiquitin carboxyl-terminal hydrolase 30 isoform X2, translated to MLKNWGVIGGIAAAMAAGVYVLWGPITDKKRKRGMVPGLLNLGNTCFMNSLLQGLAACPSFVKWLEDFVNQRTVSTSEPERDSHLSKTLLQLLKALSDHEPLEDDVLDAGCLLEALRLHRWHISSFEEQDAHELFHVLTSSLEEERDRQPKVIHLFDMETLEKSAESNDKTISCRSRGPLHPVPCPWRTQHSFHGRLTSYMACKRCERQSPVRYDSFDSLSLSIPAVQWGRPVTLDHCLQHFISSETIKEVECENCTKKQTGDLVKGQLLESQRTTFIKQLKLGKLPQCLCIHLQRLTWSPEGAPIKRQEHVQFSEYLSMDCYKHYSVAQGLQKTGRSNKPSCTDTAGEMHGQAMSNGIDPEHHHHHHNNNMPLANGAFSSTFVRSPGLCPELHLAYNCRSPEFLFRLTAVLVHHGDTHSGHFVTYRRGPSPSRVPFSAQWLWVSDDAVRKASLQEALSSSAYLLFYERVPSRPIPRAEE
- the usp30 gene encoding ubiquitin carboxyl-terminal hydrolase 30 isoform X1, producing the protein MPWCRQEGTHKLFRQFFRTGVCARNKMLKNWGVIGGIAAAMAAGVYVLWGPITDKKRKRGMVPGLLNLGNTCFMNSLLQGLAACPSFVKWLEDFVNQRTVSTSEPERDSHLSKTLLQLLKALSDHEPLEDDVLDAGCLLEALRLHRWHISSFEEQDAHELFHVLTSSLEEERDRQPKVIHLFDMETLEKSAESNDKTISCRSRGPLHPVPCPWRTQHSFHGRLTSYMACKRCERQSPVRYDSFDSLSLSIPAVQWGRPVTLDHCLQHFISSETIKEVECENCTKKQTGDLVKGQLLESQRTTFIKQLKLGKLPQCLCIHLQRLTWSPEGAPIKRQEHVQFSEYLSMDCYKHYSVAQGLQKTGRSNKPSCTDTAGEMHGQAMSNGIDPEHHHHHHNNNMPLANGAFSSTFVRSPGLCPELHLAYNCRSPEFLFRLTAVLVHHGDTHSGHFVTYRRGPSPSRVPFSAQWLWVSDDAVRKASLQEALSSSAYLLFYERVPSRPIPRAEE